In Paenibacillus sp. FSL M7-0420, a single genomic region encodes these proteins:
- a CDS encoding carbohydrate binding domain-containing protein — protein sequence MYRKGISKLLIAGLLLSGIQLPGTTGIAQADNGKDADRLSASTGQADAARAAGFADMKQHWASAAVNRLSAAGILQGDEAGQFRPGQAVSRAEMAAIISRVFRYTDSGSAVFSDVSASSWYGKDVSRVNAAGVIQGYTDGRFQPGAAVTRQEAVTMLSRAFTLEAGSPGALAAQSDAAAVSSYAREAVSAMLDAGYLRGDADGKLNPQAQMTRAELAELLSRMVGWISSGEGSQKLGAVSGNVIVNRANVQLEDGTVSGNLYVTAGAGEGEVSFSGIKVQGTAHISGGGDHSVVFRQSTLGQIKLNKLTTLVRMVLEDGSTAARIELLKPAKVEIGAGSRAETVLIGAGAAGSEIMSRGQIGRLENQGERVLLNGQALKPGETLRDLSGNGAATAQASAKATAAPAQAGGGNAGGDTPVPTSTSSPATPLPTAAPAVTPTPTPAPTPPTQNNPWELVWNDEFDGQAIDEGKWNVQDTGTVYNNELEYYHPDNASLTTESGQSVLELEARKQAYGGKNYTSAKLTSKMKGDWTYGKFTVRAKLPVQQGMWPAIWMMPTDDETQYGPWPGSGEMDIMELTGPVAGKAEADLYPRTVHGSIHYDIPHASQTKTYVLPEGQTFADDYHDFTLEWLPGLIRYYVDDEMYFETSDWGTKAEGQPDYYTYPAPFDRPFYMILNLAVGGDWPGDPKADFQSDKMYVDYVRVYKYKDLDQWPDVTGKRPVDPGLSTPQRPALADGNQIYNGDFKGAVAAQGQPEYWELIENEGGSGTVSVIEDQDKGKAVKVAVQEAGTQNYSIQLAQKPLLLERGKAYKVTFDAKADAARPLMSKLTEFGGGWTAYSGERNFQLTPDWQPYEYSFTMTKASDNNARFEFNLGLNSISAYFANVRVVETEAPPVVRTPLADGNLIYNGGFDLGETRLGYWSFAVKQGSEAAAKASVSNTLALPMMKREFRVDVQKAGGSPEDVTLTQAGIPVSAAAVYQLAFDARSAEAQPLGIKLAGSGGQTVYPDGTTFTLTPEWKSYTAEIELSGGSGTEAALSFLLGAATGQTEIDNVRLVRMTDPPVLNNYLHLRGDQFWRASGTGLIPSGEGGKDVTDMDKGDYVEYKVVMPQAGSIVPVTRVSSVRADSELTLSVLDAGKQNVVTESVYSTAVGDTGGLQSYRAIIGTPLALPAGSYYIRLGGSGYNLAWLDLSRELVVNGGFKDASTDNWTLYKKDWDDNDPGKSTVMKAVYGELQVSLGGTGTEAWHAQVKQAGIPVEQGKKYLLRFDADASVVRDIKALVQRDGTADNIWTPYLEQELRLSQDGRHYEYLFTAPATDPAAVLQFSLGKITEELGAHTVNLSNISLLQVSPVLDGEAYGENLIPNGDFSAPLKGWSSYSSDSGELAIDNVDGALQIKVGSTGTNTWDRQVFYEGVAYNEGNHYTLTFKAKASAERKMNISIGWLDVADNYSWHGYTSKIVDLGSEYQEYTVEFDVAGGSTSIGRISFELGDIKDGGTGHLTVDVDDIVLTNNGTAATP from the coding sequence ATGTACCGCAAAGGAATATCCAAGCTTCTGATTGCCGGATTGCTGCTGTCAGGGATACAGCTTCCGGGAACTACAGGCATAGCGCAGGCAGATAACGGGAAAGACGCAGACAGGCTGTCTGCAAGTACAGGACAGGCAGATGCAGCCCGGGCGGCAGGGTTCGCCGATATGAAGCAGCACTGGGCGTCGGCCGCAGTGAACAGGCTGTCAGCCGCAGGAATTCTGCAGGGGGACGAGGCAGGACAATTCAGACCGGGACAAGCGGTCTCACGGGCAGAGATGGCCGCCATCATCAGCCGCGTGTTCCGTTATACGGATTCGGGCAGCGCTGTATTCAGTGATGTAAGCGCTTCTTCCTGGTATGGCAAGGATGTAAGCCGCGTGAATGCCGCAGGCGTTATTCAAGGCTACACGGACGGCCGGTTCCAGCCGGGAGCGGCTGTCACCCGCCAGGAAGCTGTAACCATGCTGAGCCGGGCGTTCACGCTGGAGGCGGGCTCCCCGGGTGCGCTGGCTGCACAGTCAGATGCGGCAGCGGTAAGCAGCTATGCCCGGGAAGCCGTGAGTGCGATGCTGGACGCCGGTTACCTGCGCGGCGATGCGGACGGCAAGCTGAATCCGCAAGCGCAGATGACCCGGGCCGAGCTGGCCGAGCTGCTGAGCCGGATGGTCGGGTGGATCAGCTCCGGCGAGGGAAGCCAGAAGCTTGGAGCGGTGTCCGGCAATGTGATTGTCAACCGGGCGAATGTGCAGCTCGAAGACGGAACCGTCAGCGGCAATCTCTACGTGACAGCCGGAGCAGGGGAAGGGGAAGTCTCGTTCTCGGGCATTAAGGTGCAGGGAACGGCTCATATCTCAGGAGGCGGTGACCATTCGGTGGTGTTCCGCCAATCTACCCTGGGACAGATCAAGCTGAATAAGCTTACCACCCTGGTAAGGATGGTACTGGAGGATGGCAGCACCGCAGCGCGCATCGAATTGCTTAAGCCGGCGAAGGTGGAGATCGGAGCGGGCTCACGCGCAGAGACTGTGCTCATCGGCGCAGGCGCTGCAGGATCAGAGATCATGAGCCGGGGGCAGATCGGCCGGCTTGAGAACCAGGGGGAGCGTGTGCTGCTTAACGGCCAGGCGCTCAAGCCCGGCGAGACGCTTAGGGACTTGTCCGGTAATGGAGCAGCAACAGCGCAGGCCAGTGCCAAGGCTACTGCTGCCCCAGCCCAAGCGGGCGGCGGAAATGCCGGCGGTGACACACCAGTGCCAACCTCAACGTCTTCACCAGCGACGCCGTTGCCGACAGCGGCACCTGCTGTCACGCCAACCCCAACGCCGGCCCCGACTCCGCCAACCCAGAACAATCCATGGGAACTGGTCTGGAATGACGAATTCGACGGCCAGGCCATTGATGAGGGCAAATGGAATGTACAGGATACCGGCACGGTGTACAATAACGAGCTGGAATATTATCACCCGGACAATGCTTCGCTTACAACAGAGAGCGGGCAGAGTGTACTGGAGCTGGAAGCCCGGAAGCAGGCTTACGGCGGGAAGAATTATACTTCAGCCAAGCTGACCTCGAAGATGAAGGGCGACTGGACCTACGGCAAATTCACTGTGCGGGCCAAGCTGCCGGTTCAGCAGGGCATGTGGCCGGCCATCTGGATGATGCCGACCGATGACGAGACGCAGTATGGACCTTGGCCGGGAAGCGGCGAGATGGACATTATGGAATTGACGGGACCGGTTGCCGGCAAGGCAGAAGCGGATCTCTATCCAAGAACGGTCCATGGCTCGATTCACTACGACATTCCGCACGCATCCCAGACCAAAACCTATGTACTGCCGGAGGGCCAGACCTTCGCGGATGATTATCACGACTTCACGCTGGAATGGCTTCCGGGCCTGATCCGGTATTATGTGGACGATGAAATGTATTTTGAGACGAGTGACTGGGGAACGAAGGCCGAAGGGCAGCCGGATTACTATACGTACCCTGCTCCGTTTGACCGGCCGTTCTATATGATTCTCAATCTGGCCGTGGGCGGCGACTGGCCGGGCGATCCGAAGGCCGACTTCCAGTCGGATAAAATGTATGTGGACTACGTACGGGTCTACAAATACAAGGACCTGGATCAATGGCCGGATGTAACAGGCAAGCGGCCGGTCGATCCGGGACTGTCGACCCCGCAGCGTCCTGCCCTGGCAGACGGGAATCAGATTTATAACGGGGACTTCAAGGGTGCTGTAGCGGCCCAGGGTCAGCCGGAATATTGGGAATTGATTGAGAATGAGGGCGGAAGCGGAACCGTCTCCGTCATTGAAGATCAGGATAAGGGCAAGGCGGTGAAGGTTGCTGTCCAAGAAGCCGGAACCCAGAACTATTCCATTCAGCTTGCGCAGAAGCCGCTGCTGCTGGAGCGGGGCAAAGCCTACAAGGTAACCTTCGATGCCAAAGCAGACGCAGCCCGGCCGCTGATGAGCAAGCTGACCGAATTCGGCGGCGGATGGACGGCATATTCCGGGGAGCGCAATTTCCAGCTTACACCGGATTGGCAGCCGTATGAGTACAGCTTTACGATGACGAAGGCTTCAGACAATAATGCCCGCTTTGAGTTCAATCTGGGTCTGAACAGCATATCCGCCTACTTCGCGAATGTAAGGGTGGTAGAGACCGAAGCACCGCCGGTAGTACGCACTCCGCTTGCTGACGGCAACCTGATCTATAACGGAGGCTTCGATCTGGGAGAAACGCGGCTCGGATATTGGAGCTTTGCCGTTAAGCAGGGCTCGGAAGCAGCGGCGAAGGCCAGTGTAAGCAATACACTTGCCCTGCCGATGATGAAGCGGGAGTTCCGGGTGGACGTGCAGAAGGCCGGAGGATCGCCGGAGGATGTGACGCTGACCCAGGCAGGAATTCCTGTGTCTGCGGCAGCCGTCTACCAGCTTGCCTTCGATGCGAGATCGGCCGAGGCGCAGCCGCTTGGTATTAAGCTGGCGGGCAGCGGTGGACAGACGGTCTATCCGGATGGAACCACCTTCACTCTGACACCGGAATGGAAGAGCTATACAGCAGAAATTGAGCTGTCCGGCGGGTCCGGCACAGAAGCTGCATTATCGTTCCTTCTGGGCGCGGCTACGGGGCAGACCGAGATTGACAATGTGCGGCTGGTACGGATGACCGATCCGCCAGTGCTCAATAACTATCTTCATCTGCGGGGAGACCAGTTCTGGAGAGCCTCGGGAACGGGCCTGATTCCAAGCGGTGAAGGCGGCAAGGATGTCACGGATATGGATAAGGGCGACTATGTGGAATACAAGGTGGTAATGCCTCAGGCAGGAAGTATTGTTCCGGTAACCCGCGTATCCAGTGTGCGCGCGGATTCGGAGCTTACACTGTCAGTGCTGGATGCCGGCAAGCAGAATGTGGTAACGGAATCTGTCTACAGCACGGCAGTTGGCGATACCGGAGGTCTTCAGTCCTACCGGGCGATCATTGGAACCCCACTTGCGCTGCCTGCGGGAAGCTATTACATCCGTCTTGGCGGCAGCGGCTACAATCTGGCCTGGCTGGATCTGTCCCGCGAGCTGGTGGTGAACGGCGGCTTCAAGGACGCTTCCACCGACAACTGGACGCTATACAAGAAGGACTGGGATGACAATGACCCGGGGAAGAGCACCGTAATGAAGGCTGTGTATGGAGAACTGCAGGTTAGCCTCGGCGGAACTGGAACGGAGGCTTGGCATGCACAGGTGAAGCAAGCGGGTATCCCGGTAGAGCAAGGCAAGAAATATCTGCTGCGTTTCGATGCCGATGCTTCGGTAGTCAGAGATATTAAGGCACTGGTTCAGCGTGACGGTACTGCCGATAATATCTGGACCCCTTATCTGGAACAGGAGCTGAGACTCAGCCAAGACGGCAGACACTATGAATATCTGTTCACTGCCCCGGCAACCGATCCTGCAGCCGTGCTCCAGTTCAGTCTGGGCAAGATCACCGAAGAGCTGGGAGCGCACACAGTCAACCTGAGCAATATCTCCTTGCTTCAGGTAAGCCCGGTGCTGGACGGTGAGGCTTACGGGGAGAATCTGATTCCGAACGGGGACTTCTCGGCACCGCTTAAGGGCTGGAGCAGCTACTCCTCCGACAGCGGGGAGTTAGCCATTGACAATGTGGATGGAGCGCTGCAGATCAAGGTGGGCTCCACCGGCACGAACACCTGGGACCGGCAGGTCTTTTATGAGGGAGTCGCTTACAACGAAGGCAATCATTATACACTTACCTTCAAGGCCAAGGCATCGGCTGAACGCAAAATGAATATCAGCATCGGCTGGCTGGATGTAGCGGACAATTACAGCTGGCACGGTTATACGAGCAAAATTGTGGATCTGGGCAGCGAATATCAGGAATATACCGTAGAATTCGATGTTGCCGGAGGCAGCACCTCCATCGGCCGCATTTCCTTCGAGCTGGGGGATATCAAGGATGGCGGCACCGGGCATCTGACGGTGGACGTAGATGATATTGTGCTCACGAATAACGGGACAGCAGCAACACCTTAA
- a CDS encoding PRC-barrel domain-containing protein, whose translation MKLQDMIGLTVYEVEEGTEVGEIIDIGLDSNWNITGIELESKSFFGRLVKVVAWDNIAAYGEDAVMIRNKESIVKVDADHISYTFLLGKNKLKDRQVLTASGTVLGRISDVYFDQKLGNTIVALEISDGLVTDLIEGRKWLPCSEEMTIGEDSVLVPAMSEERLQKAINIVNG comes from the coding sequence ATGAAGCTTCAAGATATGATTGGCCTCACTGTGTATGAAGTTGAAGAGGGTACTGAAGTCGGTGAAATAATCGATATCGGACTGGATTCAAACTGGAATATTACGGGTATTGAACTGGAAAGCAAATCTTTTTTTGGAAGGCTTGTGAAAGTTGTGGCATGGGATAATATTGCCGCTTATGGCGAAGATGCTGTCATGATCCGCAATAAAGAGTCGATTGTTAAGGTCGACGCTGACCATATATCCTACACTTTCCTCTTGGGAAAGAACAAATTGAAGGACAGGCAGGTGCTCACCGCATCGGGAACGGTGCTTGGGCGGATATCGGATGTTTATTTTGACCAAAAGTTGGGAAACACAATAGTAGCGCTGGAAATCAGTGACGGGCTTGTAACTGATTTGATCGAAGGCCGCAAATGGCTGCCTTGTTCTGAAGAGATGACTATCGGAGAGGATTCTGTACTGGTTCCTGCGATGAGTGAAGAACGGCTCCAAAAAGCCATTAATATTGTTAACGGATAG
- a CDS encoding cysteine desulfurase family protein yields MKPIYLDHAASTPVHPEVAAVMYHMLLNEYGNASSVHQFGRSAKRIINGARDRIAGFLGCSPEEWVFTSGGTESDNLALFGAAYASASKGRHIITTAVEHHAVLHTCAELAGQGFEVTYLPVDATGRVSLEDVESALREDTVLISIMYVNNEVGTVQPIEEIGRLAAERGVLVHVDAVQALGTLPLVLRDLPVDYMSFSAHKIGGPQGIGGLYVRRGAPLTPRQHGGLQERGRRAGTESLAHTAGFARAVELVVQGLPGHHEQALELRRTLLEELDKQVGAGRYVINGNEQHTVPGILNISFPGAGTDVLLMNLDMEQIAAASGSACTSGSLEISHVLRAMKLPEELLNSAIRFSTGLGNTNEEMQVVARKVGTVLSRLRTRD; encoded by the coding sequence ATGAAACCCATCTATTTGGACCACGCCGCCTCAACACCGGTTCATCCGGAGGTGGCAGCGGTTATGTATCATATGCTGTTGAACGAGTACGGCAATGCGTCCAGTGTGCACCAGTTCGGACGGTCTGCCAAGAGAATTATAAATGGGGCGCGCGATAGAATCGCGGGCTTTTTGGGCTGTTCCCCTGAGGAGTGGGTGTTCACAAGCGGCGGCACGGAGAGTGATAATCTCGCCCTGTTCGGCGCAGCCTATGCTTCTGCTTCCAAGGGTAGACATATCATTACTACAGCGGTTGAGCATCATGCAGTGCTGCATACCTGCGCGGAGCTTGCGGGGCAGGGCTTCGAGGTCACCTATCTTCCTGTCGATGCTACCGGCCGTGTCTCTCTGGAGGATGTAGAATCGGCTCTGCGCGAGGATACAGTACTGATTAGCATAATGTATGTGAATAATGAAGTGGGAACTGTACAGCCTATAGAAGAGATTGGCAGATTAGCGGCCGAACGGGGTGTGCTTGTGCATGTAGATGCTGTACAAGCTCTGGGAACGCTGCCCCTGGTGCTCCGCGACCTGCCCGTTGACTATATGAGCTTCTCGGCCCACAAGATCGGAGGTCCGCAGGGGATTGGAGGCTTGTACGTCCGGCGGGGGGCGCCGCTTACGCCAAGACAGCATGGCGGACTTCAGGAGCGCGGCCGGCGGGCGGGCACGGAGAGTCTGGCTCATACCGCCGGGTTCGCCAGAGCCGTTGAACTGGTTGTACAAGGGCTGCCGGGTCATCATGAGCAGGCTCTGGAGCTCCGCAGAACACTGCTGGAGGAGCTGGACAAGCAGGTCGGAGCAGGGAGATATGTCATTAACGGAAATGAACAGCATACGGTGCCTGGAATTCTGAATATCAGCTTTCCCGGAGCCGGGACAGATGTGCTGCTGATGAATCTGGATATGGAACAGATTGCGGCGGCCAGCGGCTCAGCCTGTACATCAGGATCTCTGGAAATCTCGCATGTCCTCCGGGCGATGAAGCTTCCGGAAGAACTTTTGAACTCTGCGATTCGCTTTAGTACAGGATTGGGTAATACTAATGAAGAAATGCAGGTTGTTGCCCGGAAAGTTGGAACCGTTTTGAGCCGGCTGCGTACAAGAGACTAG
- a CDS encoding DUF523 domain-containing protein — translation MIIVSSCLAGMKVRYNGTDCLEQGIRQLLDSRQAVAVCPELLGGFSTPREPAEIIGGSGRDVLKGQARVVDRTGNDVTAMYIEGAYAALEQARSLAATLVVLKENSPSCGSSRIYNGEFAGGKIPGEGVTTALLRLHGIEVISEEQLAARLPELEG, via the coding sequence ATGATTATCGTAAGCTCCTGCCTGGCAGGAATGAAGGTCAGATATAATGGAACCGATTGTCTGGAGCAGGGCATCCGGCAGTTGCTGGACAGCCGGCAGGCGGTTGCTGTATGTCCCGAACTGCTGGGCGGCTTCTCTACCCCGAGAGAACCGGCAGAGATTATAGGCGGCAGCGGCAGAGATGTGCTGAAGGGGCAGGCCCGGGTGGTTGACAGAACAGGGAATGATGTAACCGCAATGTATATAGAAGGCGCGTATGCCGCGCTGGAGCAGGCACGCAGCTTAGCTGCCACGCTTGTTGTCCTTAAGGAGAACAGCCCTTCCTGCGGCAGCTCCAGGATCTATAACGGAGAATTTGCGGGCGGGAAAATCCCCGGAGAAGGGGTGACCACAGCTCTCCTGCGGCTGCATGGTATTGAAGTGATCTCCGAGGAGCAGCTTGCCGCGCGGTTGCCGGAATTAGAGGGCTGA
- a CDS encoding SOS response-associated peptidase: MCGRYTITVTLEELIAKYFIREHPLIQYAPRYNAAPMQHIAAVIHDGTQNKLGELRWGLLPSWSKEDKNAAKLINARSETLLEKASFKGLVASRRCVIPADGFYEWKALEGGKQPMRITMRDGKLFSMAALYDIWTSPDGGRISTCTIITTAPNTLMRDIHDRMPVILDADGEAQWLERSNRNIPDLMKLLRPYDAEQMLAYPVSAAVGNARSDSPELIRRAGPGPVQGTLF, encoded by the coding sequence ATGTGCGGAAGATATACGATCACGGTAACACTGGAGGAGCTGATCGCCAAGTATTTCATCCGGGAGCATCCGCTCATCCAATATGCACCGAGATATAACGCGGCTCCGATGCAGCATATTGCGGCGGTCATTCATGACGGCACACAGAATAAGCTCGGAGAACTCCGCTGGGGGCTGCTTCCTTCCTGGTCCAAGGAGGACAAGAACGCTGCCAAACTAATCAATGCCCGCAGTGAGACCCTGCTGGAGAAGGCTTCATTCAAAGGGCTGGTGGCCTCCCGCCGCTGTGTGATTCCCGCAGACGGCTTCTATGAGTGGAAGGCCCTGGAAGGCGGCAAGCAGCCGATGCGGATCACGATGCGGGACGGGAAGCTGTTCTCCATGGCTGCACTGTATGATATCTGGACCAGTCCGGACGGCGGCAGAATCTCTACCTGCACGATCATCACCACCGCCCCGAACACTCTCATGAGAGACATCCATGACCGGATGCCGGTCATTCTGGATGCAGACGGAGAAGCGCAGTGGCTGGAGCGCAGCAACCGGAATATTCCCGACCTGATGAAGCTGCTGCGGCCTTACGATGCGGAGCAGATGCTGGCTTATCCCGTCTCCGCAGCCGTGGGCAATGCCCGGAGTGACTCCCCGGAGCTGATCCGCAGAGCCGGGCCGGGGCCGGTGCAGGGCACCCTATTTTGA
- a CDS encoding alpha-glycosidase, which yields MAPSRQAVSLSSSGSSIELECLYHSTQGRWAYAYNKDTFHLRIRSKKNNVDRVFALIGDKYDWEQHYQELGMRKVATDSFFDYWEAEIFPEFKRFSYGFRLETDQETVWMLESGFFTDGLPEPAGGYYEMPYLHEADLLQVPEWAKSAVFYQIMPDRFANGDPANDPEGTLEWGAPPTHDSYFGGDLQGMIDHLDYITELGVTALYLTPVFQAPSNHKYDTVDYGTVDANFGDLNKLKQLVDLAHSKGLKVVLDAVFNHTSSEFAPFKDVLEHGADSKYAGWFHIHDYPVQVVDGKANYDTFGFFSGMPKLNTAHPEARDYLLDITKFWLKEVHIDGWRLDVANEVDHVFWRDFRKAVKEINPEAFIIGEVWSDSLSWLQGDQFDSVMNYPFSDRLLKFFGADNDIDADTFAAQIYGLLMRYPRQANEVLFNLLASHDTPRVLNRLGGDKQRLKLALTFLFTFTGTPCIFYGDEIGLDGEDDPDCRKCMIWEEDRQDRELLRFYQSLIALRKEHEVLRTGQFRFLQSDPGSRGIVYERWNERARFTVWMNNSTEPLTLTQSLSGGAWQDALSGEPVEGEGDQIRLTLEPLAYRILYSGQAGGEA from the coding sequence ATGGCTCCCAGCAGACAAGCAGTGTCCTTAAGCTCATCCGGCTCCTCCATCGAGCTGGAATGTCTCTACCATTCAACGCAGGGGCGATGGGCGTATGCCTACAACAAGGACACCTTCCATTTAAGAATCCGCAGCAAAAAAAACAACGTAGATCGGGTATTTGCCCTGATCGGCGACAAATACGACTGGGAGCAGCATTATCAGGAGCTGGGTATGCGCAAGGTGGCTACCGACAGCTTCTTCGATTACTGGGAAGCAGAGATCTTCCCCGAATTCAAACGCTTCTCCTATGGCTTCCGGCTGGAAACCGATCAGGAAACCGTATGGATGCTAGAATCCGGCTTCTTTACAGACGGGCTGCCCGAGCCTGCCGGAGGCTACTACGAAATGCCTTACCTTCATGAGGCCGACCTGCTTCAGGTTCCCGAATGGGCGAAATCTGCGGTCTTCTATCAGATCATGCCGGACCGGTTCGCTAACGGAGATCCGGCGAATGACCCCGAAGGGACACTCGAATGGGGGGCACCGCCCACCCACGACAGTTATTTTGGCGGAGACCTGCAGGGGATGATTGACCATCTGGATTATATTACCGAGCTTGGCGTAACAGCGCTGTATCTGACCCCGGTCTTCCAGGCTCCCAGTAATCATAAATATGACACCGTTGACTACGGAACGGTCGATGCAAACTTCGGGGATCTCAATAAGCTTAAGCAGCTGGTGGACCTGGCTCATTCCAAAGGACTTAAGGTGGTCCTCGATGCCGTCTTCAATCATACCAGCTCCGAGTTCGCACCGTTCAAGGATGTGCTGGAGCATGGAGCGGATTCCAAATACGCAGGCTGGTTCCATATCCATGACTATCCCGTTCAGGTAGTGGACGGCAAGGCCAACTATGATACCTTCGGCTTCTTCAGCGGGATGCCCAAGCTGAACACTGCCCATCCGGAAGCCAGAGATTATCTGCTGGATATCACCAAATTCTGGCTCAAGGAGGTACACATCGACGGCTGGCGGCTTGATGTAGCCAATGAGGTGGACCATGTGTTCTGGCGGGATTTCCGCAAGGCGGTCAAGGAGATTAACCCGGAAGCGTTCATCATCGGCGAGGTGTGGAGCGACTCCCTCAGCTGGCTGCAGGGCGACCAGTTCGATTCGGTAATGAACTATCCCTTCTCTGACCGGCTGCTGAAGTTCTTCGGCGCGGACAACGACATCGACGCGGATACCTTCGCCGCGCAGATCTACGGGCTGCTTATGCGGTACCCCCGGCAGGCGAATGAGGTGCTGTTCAATCTCCTGGCGAGCCATGATACCCCGCGGGTGCTGAACCGTCTTGGCGGGGACAAGCAGCGGCTGAAGCTGGCGCTCACCTTCCTGTTCACCTTCACCGGTACGCCATGCATCTTCTATGGGGATGAAATCGGGCTTGACGGAGAGGACGACCCGGATTGCCGCAAATGCATGATCTGGGAAGAGGACCGGCAGGACCGGGAGCTGCTGCGCTTTTATCAGAGCCTCATTGCCCTGCGCAAGGAGCACGAGGTGCTGCGCACCGGCCAGTTCCGCTTCCTGCAGAGTGATCCGGGCAGCCGGGGCATTGTGTATGAACGCTGGAATGAGCGCGCCCGCTTCACGGTCTGGATGAATAACTCTACTGAACCGCTGACGCTTACGCAATCACTGAGCGGCGGAGCCTGGCAGGATGCCTTGAGCGGCGAGCCTGTAGAGGGCGAGGGTGACCAGATCCGCCTGACGCTGGAGCCGCTGGCATACCGGATTTTGTATAGCGGACAAGCTGGTGGCGAAGCGTGA
- a CDS encoding GNAT family N-acetyltransferase: MNIRTATETDYAYLASRDHHVLNSLLLSKINQQEIYILNEGGSAIGWLRFGYFWDQIPFMNLLWLDEPYRRAGFGRQAVQHWEQAMQALSHKQVMTSSMASEEAQHFYRKLGYRDSGCLLPDNEPLEIFFTKAL; the protein is encoded by the coding sequence ATGAACATCAGAACCGCAACCGAAACGGATTATGCATACCTCGCAAGCCGTGACCATCACGTCCTGAATTCACTACTTCTCTCCAAAATAAACCAGCAGGAAATCTATATTCTGAACGAGGGCGGATCGGCGATCGGCTGGCTGCGGTTCGGGTATTTCTGGGACCAGATCCCCTTCATGAATCTGCTGTGGCTCGATGAGCCTTACCGCAGAGCGGGCTTCGGCAGACAGGCGGTGCAGCACTGGGAGCAAGCGATGCAAGCCCTGAGCCACAAGCAGGTTATGACCTCCTCGATGGCGAGTGAAGAGGCCCAGCATTTCTACCGGAAACTGGGCTACCGGGACTCCGGCTGCCTGCTGCCGGACAATGAGCCGCTGGAGATTTTCTTCACCAAAGCGCTGTAG
- a CDS encoding DNA polymerase IV: MPRERIILLSDCQSFYASVEKAAHPEYADQPVAVGDPTRMNGIVLAACPLAKSRGVTTASRVGEALTKCPELVVIRPRMGTYITVSLLISEIYQVYTDLVEAFSIDEQFLDVTGSLRAFGGDLPELIHSIQQHVLLSTGVWTRVGIGPSKILAKMANNFAKKQPGGTFQLDYDNLDTELWPRPVHEMFMVAGRMTRNFYRMGITTIGDIARMELGEFKQRMRRTMGKQSDIQAEYYWQTARGIDPSPVVTGIRHEMKSVGHGKALRWNLYTRLPEIEVVLLELVIEVCQRARKYQYMGSVVSVAVVETDGNTSNGYSRRTTLPEPSSLTHEVAAAAYRLFVDHWSGLPISRLTISISQLTDDSVMQLTLFDDRMRSSNRERAIDQIKNRYGSGALIRASSLLESGVALERAQQIGGHYK, encoded by the coding sequence ATGCCTAGAGAGCGGATTATTCTGCTCTCCGACTGCCAGTCCTTCTATGCCAGCGTCGAGAAGGCGGCCCATCCCGAATACGCGGATCAGCCTGTGGCGGTCGGCGATCCCACGCGGATGAACGGGATTGTGCTGGCCGCTTGCCCTCTTGCCAAATCCCGCGGGGTGACCACTGCCTCGCGCGTGGGGGAAGCCCTGACGAAATGCCCGGAGCTCGTAGTCATCCGGCCGCGGATGGGGACCTACATTACGGTCTCCCTCCTCATTTCCGAGATCTACCAAGTATATACCGATCTGGTGGAGGCCTTCAGTATCGATGAGCAGTTCCTGGATGTGACTGGCTCCTTGCGCGCGTTCGGAGGGGATCTGCCGGAGCTGATTCACTCCATCCAGCAGCATGTCCTGTTATCCACGGGGGTGTGGACCCGGGTGGGCATCGGCCCGTCCAAAATCCTCGCCAAAATGGCTAACAACTTCGCCAAAAAGCAGCCGGGCGGCACGTTCCAGCTGGATTACGATAATCTGGACACAGAGCTGTGGCCGCGTCCGGTACACGAGATGTTTATGGTGGCCGGGCGGATGACCCGGAACTTTTACCGTATGGGGATTACAACAATTGGAGATATTGCCCGGATGGAGCTGGGGGAGTTCAAGCAGCGGATGCGCAGGACCATGGGCAAGCAGAGCGATATCCAGGCGGAATATTATTGGCAGACCGCCCGCGGTATCGATCCCAGCCCGGTCGTTACCGGAATACGCCATGAGATGAAGTCTGTCGGCCACGGGAAGGCGCTGCGCTGGAATCTCTATACCCGGCTGCCGGAGATTGAGGTGGTGCTGCTGGAGCTGGTGATTGAGGTCTGCCAGCGGGCTCGGAAGTACCAGTACATGGGATCGGTGGTGTCTGTTGCGGTAGTAGAGACAGACGGCAACACCTCGAATGGCTACAGCCGGCGGACGACACTGCCGGAGCCTTCGTCGTTAACCCATGAGGTGGCAGCGGCAGCCTACCGACTATTCGTGGATCATTGGAGCGGTCTGCCGATAAGCCGGTTGACTATCTCTATATCCCAGCTCACGGATGACAGCGTGATGCAGCTGACCTTGTTCGACGACCGGATGCGCAGCAGTAACAGAGAACGGGCTATCGATCAGATCAAGAACCGGTACGGAAGCGGGGCGCTGATCCGCGCGTCTTCATTGCTGGAATCTGGGGTCGCCCTGGAACGGGCGCAGCAGATTGGAGGGCACTATAAATGA